The Leptospiraceae bacterium genome includes a region encoding these proteins:
- a CDS encoding CPBP family intramembrane metalloprotease, translated as MTRKIDSKDCKGQMNEDYLPRNNFEFFTISFTQITILIFCYILLMVLSQFTIATVALQNRIPEEVVDMNDEEKKAFQEKTVKEFEVIIKNNPEKMKQEYLEAITNTTPSLLFVQNILWLVCFVIPMYFFFNKVIRVKVNDLMDELGSKQLSSGFLAGTGIFLLMLMVSYLFSLFDFKPKSNEFEIRLFTNLKGNFYLLAWSVYSIGLITGIIEEVIFRGFLLTHFKNRGFAKEGLVFTSAIFGMMHFSFDASPIVPVILTFVGFLFGTIYLKFRNIWVSVGAHATYNSLGLIVAYFLGDQFL; from the coding sequence GTGACAAGAAAAATAGATTCAAAAGATTGTAAAGGACAGATGAACGAAGATTACTTACCAAGAAACAATTTCGAATTTTTTACAATCTCATTTACTCAAATTACAATCCTAATTTTTTGTTATATTCTATTAATGGTATTATCTCAATTTACGATCGCTACGGTAGCTCTGCAAAATCGAATTCCGGAAGAAGTAGTAGATATGAACGACGAGGAAAAAAAGGCATTTCAAGAGAAAACCGTAAAAGAATTTGAAGTAATAATTAAAAACAATCCAGAAAAAATGAAGCAGGAATATCTGGAAGCAATAACAAATACAACTCCTAGTCTTTTATTTGTTCAAAATATTTTATGGCTAGTTTGTTTTGTAATTCCTATGTACTTTTTTTTCAACAAAGTAATCCGAGTGAAAGTAAACGATTTAATGGATGAACTTGGGTCAAAACAATTAAGCAGCGGATTTTTAGCTGGAACTGGCATATTTTTACTTATGTTAATGGTCTCATATTTATTTTCATTATTTGACTTTAAACCTAAAAGTAACGAATTTGAAATTCGATTATTTACAAATTTAAAAGGAAATTTTTATTTATTAGCTTGGTCTGTATATTCGATTGGGCTTATTACAGGAATTATAGAAGAAGTAATTTTTCGCGGATTCCTACTGACGCATTTTAAAAATAGAGGTTTTGCGAAAGAAGGATTAGTTTTTACTTCAGCAATTTTCGGAATGATGCATTTTTCTTTTGATGCTTCTCCAATTGTGCCAGTTATTTTGACCTTTGTAGGTTTTTTATTTGGGACTATTTATTTAAAATTTCGTAATATTTGGGTTTCGGTTGGAGCACATGCTACTTATAATTCACTTGGTTTGATTGTAGCTTACTTTTTGGGAGATCAATTTTTGTGA